A stretch of the Desulfovibrio sp. X2 genome encodes the following:
- a CDS encoding response regulator: MKVAASPVVLIVEDESVTAMFVKLMLQRLGAHAVATAASGEEALEMAESLKPTLAVLDICLGEGIDGIETARRLKESHAVEVVFLSAYSDAEIRSRAMAVGPLAYLLKPLDVDRLQDVLQTLRARSA; encoded by the coding sequence GTGAAGGTTGCAGCTTCCCCCGTCGTTCTCATCGTGGAGGACGAGAGCGTCACGGCCATGTTCGTGAAGCTCATGCTGCAGCGCCTGGGCGCGCACGCCGTGGCCACGGCCGCGAGCGGCGAGGAGGCCCTGGAGATGGCCGAGAGCCTGAAGCCGACGCTGGCCGTCCTGGACATCTGCCTGGGCGAAGGCATCGACGGCATAGAGACCGCGCGCCGCCTCAAGGAGTCCCACGCCGTCGAGGTGGTCTTCCTGAGCGCCTATTCCGACGCCGAGATCCGCTCCCGGGCCATGGCCGTCGGCCCCCTGGCCTATCTCCTGAAGCCCCTGGACGTGGACCGCCTGCAGGACGTGCTGCAGACCCTGCGCGCCCGCAGCGCGTAA
- a CDS encoding GIY-YIG nuclease family protein, with protein MDSGFTQAKGWFVYLVRCADGTLYCGVTTDLSRRLAEHNGELPGGARYTRSRRPVSLAAAARVGDRAEACRLERRIKLLRKEDKRAVLAAYRRSPRSPDLEESP; from the coding sequence ATGGACAGCGGTTTTACGCAGGCAAAGGGGTGGTTCGTCTACCTGGTGCGATGCGCGGACGGAACGCTCTACTGCGGCGTGACCACCGACCTTTCGCGCCGCCTGGCCGAGCACAACGGCGAGCTGCCCGGCGGCGCGCGCTACACCCGCTCCCGCAGGCCGGTGAGCCTCGCGGCCGCGGCGCGGGTGGGCGACCGGGCCGAGGCCTGCCGCCTGGAGAGGCGCATCAAGCTCTTGCGCAAGGAAGACAAGCGCGCCGTCCTGGCCGCGTACAGGCGATCGCCCCGTTCTCCCGACCTGGAGGAAAGCCCGTGA
- a CDS encoding dienelactone hydrolase gives MNATHLILATDIFGQNEYMDILARVLAPAPGAGRVTDPYEGRRRRFAGRDEAYAAYKAECGPDRYAEVVAAALAGLREEDASARPVLLGFSAGAGAVWRAACGPAAQGVLRAYCYYSVQIRHDADLAPRCPCTLVFPAREEVMDVAAMQQRLAGRPNVTCVSTPYAHGFMNHASPGFDETGYAEHLVFLTRELA, from the coding sequence GTGAACGCCACCCACCTGATCCTGGCCACGGACATATTCGGCCAGAACGAGTACATGGACATCCTGGCCCGCGTCCTCGCGCCCGCTCCGGGCGCCGGGCGCGTCACGGACCCCTACGAGGGGCGGCGGCGCCGCTTCGCGGGTCGCGACGAGGCCTACGCCGCCTATAAGGCCGAGTGCGGACCGGACCGCTACGCGGAGGTGGTGGCCGCCGCCCTGGCCGGGCTGCGGGAAGAGGACGCGTCCGCGCGGCCGGTGCTCCTCGGCTTCAGCGCCGGGGCCGGTGCCGTCTGGCGCGCGGCCTGCGGCCCGGCCGCGCAGGGCGTCCTGCGGGCCTACTGCTACTACAGCGTGCAGATCCGCCACGACGCGGACCTCGCGCCGCGCTGTCCCTGCACCCTGGTCTTCCCGGCGCGCGAGGAGGTCATGGACGTGGCGGCCATGCAGCAGCGGCTGGCCGGACGGCCGAACGTGACCTGCGTCTCCACCCCCTACGCCCACGGCTTCATGAACCACGCCTCCCCGGGCTTCGACGAGACGGGATACGCCGAGCACCTCGTCTTCCTGACCCGCGAGCTGGCCTGA